From the genome of Lotus japonicus ecotype B-129 chromosome 6, LjGifu_v1.2, one region includes:
- the LOC130725998 gene encoding uncharacterized protein At4g04775-like — protein MMGKATSSGSGSTSASGGRSSAAAVMRRGFCDCGERVLYLTSHSDANPGRKFWKCRNWKSPPECGFFLWDDEYAFEGANTRAVVELTRTLRELDVMKNKLEESKKTLEECKMNLEDLRRKNDKVQRKLEYEMMKKNMAIVCVILSWFWFVFMSGKLNVVV, from the exons ATGATGGGTAAGGCTACatcttctggttctggttccACCTCCGCTTCCGGTGGTCGTTCTTCCGCTGCTGCCGTTATGCGTCGTGGATTCTGTGACTGTGGAGAAAGGGTTCTTTACTTGACCTCCCACAGTGACGCGAACCCAGGAAGGAAGTTCTGGAAGTGCAGAAATTGGAAG TCACCACCTGAGTGTGGGTTTTTTTTGTGGGATGATGAATATGCGTTTGAAGGAGCAAATACCAGAGCTGTAGTTGAACTGACCAGAACATTGCGTGAATTGGATGTGATGAAGAATAAACTGGAAGAGAGCAAGAAGACCTTGGAGGAGTGTAAGATGAACTTAGAGGATTTGAGGAGGAAGAATGATAAGGTTCAGAGGAAGCTTgagtatgaaatgatgaagaagaatatgGCTATTGTTTGTGTTATTCTGTCATGGTTTTGGTTTGTGTTTATGTCAGGAAAACTTAATGTTGTTGTGTAG